TTTCACCACTGTCCGCTTGATGAAAGGGTCATCGACAAGGAAATGGTTGCCTTGGTGTATCTTGCCGATATCTATTCCTGGAAAAGCATCTATAAGCCGGAGTCTGTAAACGTTGATCCGCAGGTGCTTGATTTCCTGGGTATTAACAAAGATGATCCTGATCGTTTTTTGGACGAAGCCGGGATTCGCCATCCAATGTAAAAAAACAACCATTCAGGTTGTTTTTTTACATTCTGCGGCAAATTGTCCGTCAAGACGAAATGACGTGGTATGCTATTGCCAGAAGCAAGTTATAAGGAAAGGCGGGAAAAGTTTTAAATGAGCCGCGTTCATGATGTCGTCATCTATTTTGAAGAGGAAAGCAAGACACCGGATTGTAAAGCGTTAGCCGTGATTTTCAGCTTGAAAAAGATTGCAAACATCATTGAGCTTTATCCGAAAGATATCGGCAGCAATGATAAGAGCGCAGAAATCATCAAGGAAGAAGGGTTAAGGATCCGATTTTCTACGGAACGCAATCTTGAAAAGATCCGGGAATTCTTCTTTGAAAGCATCTCCATGAAAGATTTCGAATGGGGGACTTCAGACCACTAGGATGCGTTATCCCGCGATATCCGTATCTTCTGAGAACTGACTGTTATATAATTCGGCGTAGAAGCCGCCTTTAGCCAGCAGTTCCCTGTGATTACCTGTTTCAATGATACGCCCGTTATTCATGACCAGAATGAGTTCGGCATCCCGTATGGTAGAAAGCCTGTGCGCAATTACAAAATTCGTCCGGCCTTTCATCAGGTTCTTCATTGCTTTCTGGATCAATACTTCAGTCCGGGTGTCCACGCTGCTGGTTGCTTCATCGAGAATCAATATTGCCGGATCGGCTAAAATAGCCCGGGCGATAGTGAGCAGCTGCTTCTGTCCTTGCGAGATATTGGTCGCTTCCTCATTCAGAATCGTATCGTAGCCATCAGGAAGTGTCCGGATAAAATGGTCGGCATGGGCTGCTTTGGCAGCCTGGACAATTTGTTCCATCGTCGCGCCTTCTTTGGAGTAGGCAATATTGTCTTTGATACTGCCGTTAAACAGCCAAGTGTCCTGAAGGACCATACCAAAGAGTTTACGCAGCTCGCTGCGTGGCATATCCTTGATGTTCACACCGTCAATACTGATTTTGCCCGAGTTGATCTCGTAAAACCGCATCAGGAGGTTGACTAGAGTCGTTTTGCCGGCGCCGGTCGGTCCGACGATGGCAATGGTATCTCCCTGCCTTACTTCAAGGTTCATATCTTCAATCAGCGGGACATCTTCTGTATAGCGGAAGCTGACATGGTCGATGCGAATATTTCCTTTGGGCATATCCAGAATCACAGCTTCAGGATTGTCGGGAATTTCTTCCTGTTCGTCCAGAACCTCAAAGACGCGTTCAGCGCAGGCAATAGTAGACTGGATAACGTTGGCGATATTGGCGGTCTGGATGATCGGCATCGTAAATGACCGTGAATATTGGATAAAGGCCAGGATATCACCTAATCCTAATAGATTGCGCGTGATCCAGATGCCCCCGACGATGCTGATGCCGACATAACTGAGATTACTGATAAAGTTCATCAGCGGGAACATAATCCCGGAAACGAACTGGGCTTTCCAACCTGCGCCATAAAGCCGGTTATTGATGGATTCAAATTTTTCGATGGCATCCTTTTCATGGCCAAAAGCCTTAACGATCTTATGCCCGGTGTACATCTCTTCGACATGGC
This sequence is a window from Dehalobacter sp.. Protein-coding genes within it:
- a CDS encoding histidine kinase, producing the protein MSRVHDVVIYFEEESKTPDCKALAVIFSLKKIANIIELYPKDIGSNDKSAEIIKEEGLRIRFSTERNLEKIREFFFESISMKDFEWGTSDH